The window CAGTGGAATAATAAGCGCAGAGCCTAATTTACAATCTTGCGATAGAGAACATTGGAACGGGTTCTCTTTGCCATCGAGGTAGATGATGTCGTTCTGTTCCATCGAGGTAAGCGTGCTTTGCGATGAAATCGGAGTGTTAGGTATGTGGTGTTCATCGCCAATGCCGACGAACGCGAGAATTTTCTCTCGGTCGGTAATCGCCACCGCACCAACATTGGTCTCTTCGTAAACGATACGTACGATTTTTTGTGCGTTATCGGAATTAAACCCACCATGCAGAATACCCACCGAACGTTCGGCAATGGTTAATGCGCGTCGAGAGAAGGTTGCAGAATATTTTTCGAAGATGGTTTTACGGTCTTGGATGATGCTCATGAACAGTGCTGCACCCACAGAGTTTGCGATGATCATTGGCGCGGCAATATCAGAAACCAGAGCGTAGGATTGCTCGAACGGTTTCGCGACGGCAAGCAAGATGATCATATGAATGATTTCAGCAAACAGGGTTACAGAGAACACCACCAGAGGATTAAACAGTTGGCTGGCTTTGTTTTTTCTCACGAGATAAACGTGTAATAGGCCGCCAATCAAGCCTTCTGCTGTGGTGGAAATCGCGCAAGCTAGATCGGTGAATCCACCCAAAGAGTAACGATGGATACCGCCAGTAAAACCGACCGCAAAGCCGACAACCGGGCCACCAAACAAGCCACCCATGACTGCTCCCATCGCTCGGGTGTTGGCGATGGCATCATTGATCTGTAAGCCAAAGTAGGTGCCCATAATACAGAACAGGGAAAACAGAACGTAGCAGCTGATTTTATGACTTAAGCGCGAAGAGATGCTCAACAAAGGGAGAATCAATGGGGTTTTACTTAGCATGTAAGCAATCACTAAGTAGACACAGGTTTGTTGCAGCAGAGAGAGAATGAGTTCCATATTTTCACCTATTGAGACGCTTGTTAAGTGTAAAGCTCATTGCTTGGTAACGGTAGCTTTGCTTGTCTTTTCATGGGTTATATCGAATGACTTTGGTTTCCCAAGGTCGAGAAACTAATATTTAGAAATAACAAAGCCCATCACAGTGGACGGGCTTTAGTCTTAATTTCCACGAATCACTGGGTGATTACGGGAGCAAGCGAAGTTGTGCTTGGCAGTTCTTTTGTCTCTTTCTATGAAGATTGGTCTCTTTTTCCCAAGAGCCTAAAAGAACTAGGCTGTTTTAGTCACTGGTTTTGGCTCTTGATCTTGCTCGTCGTCAGCTAGGTCGATATCACCTTTGCCTTTAGAAATCTTGATAACGTAAGCCGTAATCAGTAGAGATGAAACCACACCTACGATTGTTGAGATTTGCATAGGTAGACCAAAACCTAGTTGGCTGTTGTTCAGAATGAATGTGATACACACAGACGTCATGAAGATAGCTGGAACCGTTGTTACCCAGTGCAGTTTGTTGTGGCGAAGTAGGTACGCTGAAGCTGTCCACAGCATCATTACTGCTGTTGATTGGTTAGCAAAGCCGAAGTAGCGCCAGATGATACCGAAATCTACTTGAGTCAGGATGCCACCAAGAACGAATAGCGGTAGAGCCATCAGTAGGCGGTTGCGCAGTGTTTTCTGTTCCATGTTGAAGTATTCAGCAAGGATAAGACGGCTTGAACGGAACGCTGTGTCACCAGAAGTGATAGGTAGGATAACCACGCCAAGGAAAGCAAGGATACCGCCAAATACACCCAGTAGACCAAATGAAGCACTGTATACCACGTTACCTGGGCCGCCGTTTGCAATCGCGTCAGACAAAGACTCAACTGAACCGAAGAATGATAGAGCAAGTGCACACCAGATTAGAGCGATGATGCCTTCACCAATCATTGCACCGTAGAATACGAAGCGACCGTTCTTCTCGTTTTCCATACAACGCGCCATCAAAGGAGACTGAGTTGCGTGGAAGCCAGAAATAGCACCACATGCGATAGTGATGAATAGAGCAGGCCAAAGTGGTAGGTCATTCGGGTTCATGTTGGTGAACATGTCTTTCATCTCGAAGCCACCCATGATTTGGTGCTCGTCAGATAGACCAATCGCAGTGATTAGGCCAACAGACATAAAGATAAGTAGTGCACCGAACAGTGGGTAGAAGCGACCAATGATTTTATCGACAGGGACAATCGTTGCGATGATGTAGTAAGCAAAGATGATAACAACCATCGTAGTTGCAGACATCGCGAAATCAGTTTGGTCGTTCACTAGGTTAGTGATCATGCCTGCAGGAGCAGATACGAATACCACACCAACTAGAAGCAGTAGAACAATGGCAAAGATGTTCATAAAGTGTTTTGCGCCATTGCCTAGGTAACGGCCAGTGATAGTTGGAACCGAAGCACCACCATTACGGATAGATAACATACCTGAGAAGTAGTCGTGTACTGCACCTGCGAAGATACAACCTAGCACGATCCAAAGCATCGCTGCCGGGCCGTAAAGGGCACCCATGATAGGGCCGAAGATTGGACCAACACCTGCAATGTTAAGCAGCTGAACTAGGTAAACCTTTGGCGTCGACATTGGAACGTAGTCCACGCCGTCTTGCTTGGTATGAGCAGGTGTTTGACGCTTTTCATTGATACCGAAGATCTTCTCGATAAAGGCACCGTAAATAAAGTAGCCACCAATGAGTGCTGCAACACAGGTAAGAAACCACATCATAATTTGTTATCCCTGAATGTATTAATTAAGTCAGGGTGTATATTAAAGGAGTCGATGAGAAGAAACTTCCGCTACTGGAGTGAGTGGTCGAATAGCCACTTAAGTGGTGTTATAACTGATTGAGTGGTTTGTTACGTTTATAGAGCGGTTGGTTATTCGTGTTGAGAAGTGTCTTACTTCTGGCAAGTGGTGACTTATCAGCTTTAAGCGGTAACCAATAGATATCAGTGGCAGATAACAGACATAAGTGGACATCAGCCAGTGTTCAGCGGAGAATTACCACAAAGGCAGCGCTTCGTCAGGAAGTGGTGAAGTAACAATATAAAGGATTGAAATGAAAAAAATAATAACACTATTCGCCGTGGCATTTAGCCTTGCAGGATGCAGCGCTAATGTTCAAGATCTAGCAGCTGAAGGTAACTGGCAAGAGATCGGTTACCGAGATGGTATCAAGGGTAATACTCAGCGTTCGTATTCAGAGATGACTGAGCTTGGTGCTGTTGATCAAGCCAGTTATACAGAAGGTTATCACTTAGGTGTGGCAGAGTTCTGTAATCCTAACCATGCTTATCAGATTGGTTTGTCTGGTCAGGTGTATGAAGGTGTGTGTTCTGGTACGGAAGACGCTCAACGTTTCCGTATGGAATGGCAACGTGGCTGGGATGAGTTCTCGAACGACTATTAATCCGGCTTGCGGTTAATTCTTGATTTCGTTAAATAAAAAATCCGCTAAATAAAAAGCATCTAGCTAAATAAAAAACCAGTACCCATGTGTACTGGTTTTTTGTATAACGCCGAATCAATAACGCTTAATCAATATGAGAGTCTACCTGTCGGTTTATTGATTATTCTCTACCGCTTTTCTTAAGAAGCCGTGTTGTTGATCAAGCTGAGCTTTGGCCGATTCAAAATCGAGCCCTGTCAGAATCATCAAAATCGCCAGCTTCACGTCATAATCGGTGGTTTTCAGCGTCGATACTGCCAGTGCTTTATCGCACTCCGTCGCTTGGATAACGATACGAGCAGCGCGGGCAACCAACTTTTCATTGGTCGCTTTTACGTCGACCATCAAGTTCTGATAGCTCTTACCAATACGAATCATGCTTGCAGTGGTGAGCATGTTAAGTACCAGTTTTTGTGCTGTCCCTGATTTTAAACGAGTTGACCCCGTTAAGGCTTCAGGGCCAACCACTGGGCTTATCGCGATTTGAGCAATTTCGGCAATTGGAGAGCCAGGGTTACAAGACAGCGCAACCGTCACTGCACCAATCTGATTCGCATAGTTGAGCGCACCAATCACGTAAGGTGTACGGCCACTAGCTGCAATGCCTACCACGACATCATTCTCTGTAAATTGAATGGCTTTCAGGTCTTCAATACCGAGAGTCAGTGAATCTTCCGCTCCCTCTTTGGCTTTTAAAATCGCTTCTGGTCCGCCAGCGATTAAGCCGATAACCATTTTGTCTGAAACACCGAAAGTCGGAGGGCATTCTGAGGCATCTAAAACACCTAGTCGACCACTGGTGCCTGCGCCCATATAGATCAGTCGGCCACCGTTTTGAAAGGCGTGAGCGATCTTATCAACTGATTTCGCGATCTGTGGTAATTCGGCTTCGATCGCCAGTGGGACTTGTTTGTCTTGTTGGTTAATCTTTTCAACCACTTCGAGAGAGGTGAGTAGATCAATATCCATAGTGTCAGGGTTTCTCCCCTCCGAAACGAGGTGCGAGAGCGCTGATATGAGAGCGTCGTTACTCATAATGATCCTTAAATGGTGATTCTAAAATGATGGTTCTAAAATTGTTTAGTCCGCACGATAAAGAACGCCTAGAGAGGCTGCTCTACTTGCGCCAGTTACTTCTGGTAAATTGCTTGGCAGTTGATGTATGTGCCGTTGAGCAAGCCACGCAAAGGCCATGGCTTCCATATAATCGGCATCAACGCCTTTACTGGTGGTTGATTCAACCTCCCAGCTAGGAAGCAGTTCAGACAGTCTCTTCATCAACAATGGATTTCTCGTACCACCGCCACACACATACAGTGCAGGTTGGTTACCCAAGCGATAAGTTTCCACTTCATTGGCTATCGTCAATGCGGTGTATTCACAAAGTGTGTACTGAACATCTTCTGCTGCAAGGTCTTTAAATTCTGTTAATTGTTGTTCTAGCCACGGTAGATTAAACAGCTCTCTGCCAGTGCTTTTCGGTGGCATTTTAGATAGATAAGATTCGTTCAACAGCTGTTCGAGTAAGGCCTGATTTAGTTGGCCTTTGAGAGCGAACAGCGCGTCACGGTCAAACTTCTCACCCGTGTGTTTATCTACCCAAGCGTCCATCAACATATTGCCCGGGCCAGTATCATAACCAAGAGTAGGCTGGTTCGGGCGCAGCACTGAAATATTCGAGATACCACCAATATTCAACACCACAACTGAGCTGTCTTGCGGGTGAAAGATCGTATGGTGAAACGCAGGTACTAATGGCGCACCTTGTCCGCCAAGCGCCATGTCTTTGCGTCTGAAGTCGGCGACCGTTTGAATCTGTGTTTTAGCGGCAATGATATTGGCGTCACCCAATTGCATGGTAAATGGCGAATCACCGGTTGGCTGGTGGAATACTGTTTGGCCATGGTTACCAATCGCAGTCACAGAAGATGCAGGCGTACCTGACTTATCGAGAAGTTGTAGAACCGCATCAGCAAATAGATGACCAAGCTGGTGGTCGAGTTCACCAATGGCAATCAAATCGGTTTTCTGTCCAATACAAACCTCAAGCAAACGCGCTTTGATATCATCTGGCATAGGAAACTCATCATGAGCGAGCAATGTGATACCAGTGTCTTCTATCGAAACTAAGGCCGTATCAACGCCGTCCATACTCGTCCCTGACATCACACCAATGTATAACTCTGACTTCATTACGAGTCTCCTAAGTTGAGCTGATTAATCTTCTGGTTAGCCAATACTTCTGCGCCATCCAGAGCATTGCCTTGAACATGTAAACTACGATCTTGAATCGCTGGTGAGAGACGCTCACGATAGAACTGTCCTAAGCTACCCAAGAACATAATAGGTAGCGTGTTGTTACTAGAACAAGCCTGAGTGAGCTGCTCTATTTGAGTGGCCCCTTGTTCTATAATCGCTTTTGCCGTTGAACATTGTGATTCAATGTCGACCAGAGCTCTTGCAAACTGAGCATAATCAGTCGCGTTCGCTTGGCTAATCCATTCTAAGATTTGGCTACGTTTGCTACCGGTTTTCTTCATGACTAAATCGCGAGTCAAAGATGAATCCTGATTGTCGAACTCGGCGAGGGTCTGTTGAACCGCTCGAAAGCCAAGCCAAGCGCCACCGCCTTGGTCGCCAATTGGAAATCCCCATCCGCCAAATTGCAGGGTCTCATGTAGAGAGTCTAATTGGATGGCAACTGACCCCGTTCCTATCGCAATACAATTTACACCTTGTCCTGCATTGGCACCAAATACTGATGCTTCTGCATCGGTTGTGATGTACAGGTGAGGACAATGCGCTAAAGCGGACTTTAACTTGGACTTTAACTGCGTATTACCCGCTCCCGCGACACCCAACACAATATAACATTGTTTCGGTATTATCTGGTTTGTCGCTAGAATTTCATCAATATAATTAGTGAGTTGAGTCACCGCAGCTTCACCGTATAGGGTTAATGAAGTCGCCGGTAAAATGAACTCCTCAATCACTATTGATGTGGGCTCTATTTTCTTAAGTCTGACGGCGGTTTTTGTTCCGCCGCCATCGACTGCCAAGGTGTGTGTAATCATCCACTAGACCGTTTGTAGCTTGTTGACTTCTTGAGTCTGTTTTTTACCTGCTAAGCAGACAACCAACGAGACCAAGGTGCCAATACATAATTGATAAGGGAAAGCCAATCGAATACCAACCCAGTCAGCGTTAATCACGCCCATCACGCTATCCCACACGTAAGCCTGCATCAGTAATGTCGTTAAGAAACCGGCGATAAGGGCTAGAGCAACCGAGGTTTCGTTGCCACGTTCAGTAAAGATTGCAGTGAAGTACACGCCCAGTAAACCTGTGTAGGCAAACACCATCACACTCAGTGCAAATGATAACAGTGGCATGTCGGTGTATTGCTGCCAGTAATAACACAAGATGCCCATACTACCCAGAGCGGCTGCTGCTACAGCCATACCAACGCGTCCAGCTTTCACGTAATGGAAGTCATCTTGCTCTCCTTTACGAGCTTCTAACCAAGGCTTGTAAATATCTTGTACCGCAACTGAAGACATAGAGTTTAAGCCGGAGTTTAACGTTGAAAGTGCTGCTGCAACCACACCAACAGTCACTAAGCCACGAAGACCCGCAGGCATTTCATTCAGCACGTAGTACATGAAGATCGTTACGTTTTCGCCATTAAAGTTTTGCACGACTTCTTTGCCTTCCACACCCATTAGCTCAGGCCTTTGATAGAAGACATACAGTAGCAAGCCAATAGACATGAATACGAGCACAACTGGAATCGAAAAGATGATTGAGTTGATCATCGCCTTTGAACCTTGCTTGGCATCTTTGCACGTCAACACACGTTGCGTCATGTCTTGATCAAGGCCAAATGCACCGATGTTTAATAGGACAAAGCCAGTGATACATGCCCAGAAACTAAAGGTGCCAGCAGGGCTAAAGTCGAGAGTGAAATCGAGTAAGGTCAGCTTAGACGATTGGCCTTCGCCAGGGTTTGCTAGTACTTGAGCTATTTGGCCGAAGTCGGCTGGAATTTGTCCCAGTAAGTAGATGATGACGGCAATAGCAGCACCGACATACACCACAAGTTGAATTAGGTCACTCCAGATGACGGAACGAATGCCACCCATGTAGGTATAAGCAAGGCCGACAGCGACTAAAATAACAACTGAAGTCACCACACTGCTGGGGGCAATATCGGTAAACAGAATCATCGAGACTGCAATCGCAGCCATGTAGAGGCGAGCACCTGAAGCAAACACTCGGCCGACCAAATACATCACGCCTGCACGTTGTTTGGTTTTCTCGCCAAAGCGCACTTTGAGTAGTTCATAAACGGTTGAGACTTTGTTTTGATAGAAACGAGGAATAAGTACCAAGGCAACGAAGATGGCACCAATAATGCCGCCAATGTTGGTCGCTAAGTAGGTTAAGTCACCACGGTAGCTAGATTCTGGCCCGCCTAAGAACGTCGCAGCAGATTGTGATGTCGCGAGCACCGAGATAGCCACGACCCACATTGGCATCGAATTACCACCTAAAAAGTAGTCCTTAGTGCTCGTTATTTTTGTTCGGCTGAAGTGCCAACCTGTAAAAGCAATAATGGCGAAATATATCGCAAATACGGCCCAGTCCAGTGAGGTAAATAGTGAATTCATAGCAGCTCCGTAGCATGAATAGGGTAGAGGGTAGAGGGTAGAGGGTACTTATAGTTATTTTTTCAGAATGTCAGTTTGAATAATGAGTTTCAAAATCTATTCCTTGGTGGAATAGTGACCAATGCTTTTCTTTGACCATGCTCCCAGAAGGCTGTGTTAGCTATTCCATATGAGAGAATTCATTGGAATAATTATTCCAATGAAAATACAAAACTCGTTATGATAACGAAGAACTGGCAGAGGTAAGGGGAAGGGCATTTAGTGAAAGGCATTGCGAAAGTAAAAGCGCTGTTACCCAAGCTGTCTCCATCTGATGCGTTGGTGGCGCGATATGTTCTTGATCACCCACAACAGGTGAAGCAACTATCTTCGTCCGAGTTGGCCAAAGCCGTCGGAGTGAGCCAGTCAACGATAGTGAAGTTTAGTCAGAAGCTTGGTTATAAAGGGTTTTCAGAGATGAAGGTCAAACTCTACCAAAGCGATATGACTTATCAGCCCGTATCTCAACGTGGCATACATGGCACTATCACTCGTAAAGATCAACCCGACATGGTGATGGACAAACTTCTTGCAAGCAAAACACAATCGCTTGAGCGCACTGTGTTATTAAATGAAGGTGAGCAGCTAAACCATGCCGCAGATATTTTGCATCTTGCGCGTAAGGTGCAGATCTCAGGCGTAGGCGCTTCATCTTTGGTGGCGAAAGATCTTGCCTATAAGTTGATGAAAATAGGCCATGCTGCCAATGCAGAGCAGGATGCCCATATTCAAATTGCCAATGCCGCTTCTCTTTCTGAAAATGATGTGTTGATTGCGATTTCTTATTCTGGAAACACCAGAGAAGTGGTGAAGGTTGCTCAGCTAGCCAGATCGAAAAAGGCCAAGGTGATAGTGATTAGTCAGCTATCCCCTTCTGCTTTAGACAAATACGCTGATATTAAGTTGATATCAGCAGCCGACGAAAATCATATTCGCAGTTCATCTATAACTGCTCGTGATAGCCAACTTTTTATTACTGACTTGTTGTTCATTGCGTTAACTCAGCAGGAAGAGCAAGCCGACCAATTAATTGAACAAAGTAAATCTGCAGTAGCAGAATTTAAGCAATAAAAGGATATTGTATGGGACCGTTGTGGGTAGATGTTGCGGGCTATGAGCTAACAGCTGAAGACAGAGAAATTTTAGAGCACCCAACCGTTGGTGGTCTCATCTTATTTGCTAGAAACTACCACGATAGTAAACAGCTATCGGCGTTAAATAAAGAGATCCGCAAAGTTGCAAAACGTCCTATTTTAATCGGTGTTGACCAAGAAGGTGGCCGAGTTCAACGCTTCCGCGATGGTTTTTCAATTATCCCAGCAGCTCAAGAATTTGCGACCAAGAATAATGGCGAGCAATTAGCAGAACAAGCGGGTTGGTTGATGGCGGCGGAGTTGATTGCCCATGATATCGATCTGAGCTTTGCGCCTGTTTTAGACAAAGGCCACGACTGTAAAGCGATTGGTAGCCGAGCATTTGGTGAAGATATTGATACCATCGTTCGCCACAGTAGTGCTTTTATTAAAGGCATGAAATCGGTTGGCATGGCGACAACAGGAAAGCACTTTCCAGGACACGGTGGCGTGATTGCTGATTCGCACCTTGAAACGCCTTACGATCCTAGAGACGATATCTTTGAAACTGATATGGCGATCTTCAAGGCTCAAATTGAAGCTGGAATATTAGATGCGATGATGCCTGCACACGTGGTTTTTTCTCACTATGATGATCAACCAGCTAGTGGCTCTGAGTATTGGTTGCAGAAAGTATTGAAGCAGCAGCTTGGATTTAAAGGCTTGGTATTCTCTGATGACTTAACGATGGAAGGCGCTGCAATTATGGGTGGGCCAACCGACAGAGCGAAGGCTGCTCTGAATGCGGGTTGCGACATGGTGTTGATGTGTAATAAACGAGATGCACAAATTGAGGCTCTTGATCACTTAGCGATTCAAGAGGTACCTTTAGCCAACTCATTGCTTAAAAAGCACAGCTTTGATTTACCGACGCTTCACTCGGATAGCCGATGGAAAGAGGCCTCAGAGCAAATTAAGCGGATGTTAAACGCTGGGTGATAAATAAACACTCTATAAGTTTTAAGAAGGCGATATTAAAAATATCGCCTTTTTTGTATGTGCTAGGCATGGTTTAGGCCTATTTGTGCCTCAGAATGAACTAAAGATAGGGTGTAAATTTAAATTTACATTAAATGTTTTTTATTGTTTACACTTGCAATCGTTTTTGTAGCTGTTATTGTGTTTTTAAAGATTGTTAGCCCAAATGGAAATGTTGGGTGTAAAAATAAATATACAGGTTGAGTTATGCAAAAAAGTGAATTAAGCAATGTCAATATCATCGACGAACAGGTACTGATTACTCCTGAGGAGTTAAAAGCGAAATTACCTTTGAGCGATAATGCTCGTCGTTTTATTCAAGAGTCTCGTGAAACGATTGCGAATATCATTCATAAGAAAGATCACCGTATGCTAATCGTGTGTGGTCCATGTTCTATTCACGATCTAGAAGCGGCGAAAGAGTACGCAAAACGCCTCAAAGCACTTTCTGAAGAACTGAGCGACCAACTGTATATTGTTATGCGTGTTTACTTTGAAAAGCCTCGTACCACGGTTGGTTGGAAAGGTTTGATCAATGACCCACATCTAGATGGTACGTTCGATATTGAGCATGGTCTGCATGTAGGTCGTGAGCTTTTAGTTGAATTAGCTGAGATGGAAATCCCACTAGCGACAGAAGCACTAGACCCAATCAGCCCACAATACCTAGCAGATACATTCAGCTGGGCCGCGATTGGTGCACGTACGACTGAATCTCAAACTCACCGTGAAATGGCAAGTGGCCTTTCAATGCCAATCGGCTTTAAGAATGGTACTGACGGTAACTTAGGTACTGCAATTAATGCGATGCAGGCTGCTTCTTCTAGTCACCGTTTCATGGGTATCAGCCGCGAAGGTGAGGTTGCACTGCTAACGACTCAGGGTAACCCAAACGGTCACGTGATTTTACGTGGTGGTAAGCAGACGAACTACGATTCAGTATCTGTACACGAATGTGAGCAAGAGCTGGGTAAATCTGGTTTAGAAGCGGCGTTGATGGTTGATTGCAGCCACGCTAACTCTCGTAAAGACTTCCGTCGTCAACCATTGGTTGCTGAAGACGTTATCCACCAAGTGCGTGAAGGCAATAAATCAATTATAGGCCTGATGATTGAGAGCCACATTAACGAAGGTAATCAGCCGTCAGATATTCCTCTAAATGAGATGAAATACGGCGTTTCTATTACCGACGCGTGTATCAATTGGGAGTCAACTGAGGCACTATTGAAGCATGCACATACGGAATTAGTCCCGTTTTTAGAGAACCGCCTGAAAGGTTAGCCAGAGTTTAAATTTAAGTGCCTCATCTAATGGGGCATTTTAAGATCTGTCGCTAACGAACCTGCGTCAATGCGGGCTTTTAGATTAGTACGGGCTTATAGATTAGTAAGGAATAAAATGGCCGTTGAACTGAACGAATTACGCGACCAAATCGATGCTGTCGATAAACAAATGTTGGATTTACTGGCTCAACGACTGGCTCTAGTAGAGAAAGTCGGCGAAGTGAAAAGTGAACATGGTTTACCTATTTATGTACCGGAACGTGAAGCCGCGATGTTGGCATCTCGTCGTCAAGAAGCCGAGAAAATAGGGGTTCCGCCACAGTTAATCGAAGATATTTTGCGTCGTACTATGCGTGAGTCTTATGCCAGTGAAAAAGATTCTGGTTTTAAGTGTCTTAACCCAGAGTTGCGTTCAGTGGTTATCGTTGGTGGTAATGGTCAACTTGGCGGTCTGTTTGGCCGTATGTTCAAGCTTTCTGGCTACGAAGTGAAAATCCTTGGCAGCCAAGATTGGGATAGAGCCGATGAGATCTTAGATAATGCCGGCCTTGTGGTTGTTACGGTTCCAATTCACCTGACGGAAGGTGTGATTGCGAAGCTGGGTAACCTACCAAGCGATTGTATTCTTTGTGATTTGACGTCGATTAAATCAAAGCCTCTACAAGCCATGATGAACATGCACCAAGGCCCTGTGGTTGGATTACACCCAATGTTTGGTCCTGATGTTCCAAGCCTTGCGAAACAAGTGATTGTTTACAGTGATGGACGTGGTTCTGAAAGCTACCAATGGTTGCTGAATCAATTTGGTATTTGGGGCGCGAGCCTTTGCCAGAT of the Vibrio lentus genome contains:
- the nagZ gene encoding beta-N-acetylhexosaminidase, whose protein sequence is MGPLWVDVAGYELTAEDREILEHPTVGGLILFARNYHDSKQLSALNKEIRKVAKRPILIGVDQEGGRVQRFRDGFSIIPAAQEFATKNNGEQLAEQAGWLMAAELIAHDIDLSFAPVLDKGHDCKAIGSRAFGEDIDTIVRHSSAFIKGMKSVGMATTGKHFPGHGGVIADSHLETPYDPRDDIFETDMAIFKAQIEAGILDAMMPAHVVFSHYDDQPASGSEYWLQKVLKQQLGFKGLVFSDDLTMEGAAIMGGPTDRAKAALNAGCDMVLMCNKRDAQIEALDHLAIQEVPLANSLLKKHSFDLPTLHSDSRWKEASEQIKRMLNAG
- a CDS encoding 3-deoxy-7-phosphoheptulonate synthase encodes the protein MQKSELSNVNIIDEQVLITPEELKAKLPLSDNARRFIQESRETIANIIHKKDHRMLIVCGPCSIHDLEAAKEYAKRLKALSEELSDQLYIVMRVYFEKPRTTVGWKGLINDPHLDGTFDIEHGLHVGRELLVELAEMEIPLATEALDPISPQYLADTFSWAAIGARTTESQTHREMASGLSMPIGFKNGTDGNLGTAINAMQAASSSHRFMGISREGEVALLTTQGNPNGHVILRGGKQTNYDSVSVHECEQELGKSGLEAALMVDCSHANSRKDFRRQPLVAEDVIHQVREGNKSIIGLMIESHINEGNQPSDIPLNEMKYGVSITDACINWESTEALLKHAHTELVPFLENRLKG
- the tyrA gene encoding bifunctional chorismate mutase/prephenate dehydrogenase translates to MAVELNELRDQIDAVDKQMLDLLAQRLALVEKVGEVKSEHGLPIYVPEREAAMLASRRQEAEKIGVPPQLIEDILRRTMRESYASEKDSGFKCLNPELRSVVIVGGNGQLGGLFGRMFKLSGYEVKILGSQDWDRADEILDNAGLVVVTVPIHLTEGVIAKLGNLPSDCILCDLTSIKSKPLQAMMNMHQGPVVGLHPMFGPDVPSLAKQVIVYSDGRGSESYQWLLNQFGIWGASLCQMDAAEHDHGMTLIQALRHFTSFAYGLHLSKENPNIDQLLKLSSPIYRLEIAMVGRLFAQDPNLYGDIILSSDENIEMIRRFHSRFGEALEILDGKDKAKFVDSFNQVSDWFGDYSQQFLQESQNLLKQAHDSIHRG